Proteins from one Desulfonema limicola genomic window:
- a CDS encoding TraB/GumN family protein, whose translation MDDIDNKNVDRLFIEDKEIILVGTAHVSKESTELVKRIIESEKPDTVSVELCESRYQSIKQKNRWQETDIMKVIKEKKAFLLLSNLMLASFQKRIAEKLDVQPGQEIVTAIETAEIQKAELHLADRDIRATLSRTWRIMGFGDKMKVLVQLVLSLGDVSDISKEDIEKMKQQDMLESLLAEVGKSLPVLKKILIDERDQYLAQKIKTAPGKRIVAVVGAGHVPGIKKHWNDDIDINALEQIPPKGRLAGMLKWIIPFFICVMIGAGFFFGGSKAGTDMAVYWVAANGIFAGIGAVAAFAHPLTILSAVLAAPLTSLNPMIAAGWVSGIVEAFLRKPRVIDFEHLADDIGSVKGFWKNKVTRILLVVVFTNLGSAAGTFVAIPLMAKVLN comes from the coding sequence TGTCAAAAGAATTATAGAATCTGAAAAACCTGACACTGTGTCTGTGGAATTGTGTGAATCAAGATATCAATCCATAAAGCAGAAAAACCGGTGGCAGGAAACAGATATTATGAAGGTTATTAAAGAAAAAAAAGCTTTTCTCCTGCTTTCCAATCTTATGCTGGCTTCATTTCAAAAACGGATTGCTGAAAAACTGGATGTACAGCCTGGCCAGGAAATAGTTACAGCCATTGAAACAGCGGAAATCCAGAAAGCAGAACTTCATCTTGCAGACCGTGATATAAGGGCAACTTTATCCCGAACCTGGAGAATTATGGGTTTTGGAGACAAGATGAAGGTTTTGGTTCAACTGGTTTTATCTCTGGGAGATGTAAGTGATATAAGTAAAGAAGATATAGAAAAAATGAAACAGCAGGATATGCTGGAATCCCTTCTTGCAGAAGTGGGCAAGTCCCTGCCTGTTTTAAAAAAGATTCTTATTGATGAAAGAGATCAATATCTTGCACAAAAGATTAAAACCGCACCAGGCAAAAGGATTGTGGCAGTTGTGGGAGCAGGTCATGTGCCTGGTATAAAAAAGCACTGGAATGATGATATTGACATTAATGCTCTTGAACAGATTCCCCCAAAAGGCAGGCTGGCAGGAATGCTTAAATGGATCATACCTTTTTTTATCTGTGTCATGATTGGAGCTGGTTTTTTTTTCGGAGGTTCTAAGGCAGGAACAGACATGGCTGTTTACTGGGTTGCTGCAAACGGAATTTTTGCAGGTATTGGAGCTGTGGCAGCCTTTGCCCACCCCCTGACAATCCTGTCTGCAGTCCTGGCAGCACCTTTGACATCCTTAAACCCGATGATTGCTGCCGGATGGGTTTCAGGTATTGTTGAAGCATTTCTCAGAAAACCCAGGGTAATTGATTTTGAACATCTTGCAGATGACATAGGTTCAGTTAAAGGATTCTGGAAAAACAAGGTAACCCGGATTTTACTTGTAGTGGTTTTTACAAATCTTGGCAGTGCTGCCGGTACTTTTGTAGCTATTCCGCTTATGGCAAAGGTTTTAAACTAG
- a CDS encoding chemotaxis protein CheW, with protein MLSLLFYLGETIYTISCEKVREIVPLMALKKVPNEADYFAGFFNYRGEIVPVIDLCMLIQKQPCKMRLSTRIILAEYSGKNLKPYLLGLIAERVTETIRRPEESFVSTIVNLENAPYLRGILMEDNQMIQNIDLELLPDAIGFLSSIHTSLKPLP; from the coding sequence ATGCTTTCACTGCTTTTTTATTTAGGAGAGACCATTTATACAATATCCTGTGAAAAGGTCAGGGAGATAGTTCCTTTGATGGCACTTAAAAAGGTTCCTAATGAAGCTGATTATTTTGCAGGATTTTTTAATTACAGGGGTGAAATTGTCCCTGTAATTGATTTATGTATGCTTATCCAGAAACAGCCTTGTAAAATGCGTCTGAGTACCCGGATTATTCTTGCAGAATATTCAGGTAAAAATCTCAAGCCTTATCTGCTTGGACTAATTGCTGAACGTGTTACTGAAACCATAAGAAGACCTGAAGAAAGCTTTGTTTCAACTATTGTAAACCTGGAAAATGCACCATATCTCAGGGGGATACTTATGGAAGACAATCAAATGATTCAAAATATTGATCTTGAGCTTCTTCCTGATGCTATTGGTTTTCTCAGTTCAATTCATACTAGTTTAAAACCTTTGCCATAA